A region of Lacinutrix sp. Hel_I_90 DNA encodes the following proteins:
- a CDS encoding PspC domain-containing protein translates to MQLFYKPLLYFQKHGYHVCQRIADRLGIRAKIVRTSFMYLTFVTVGFGFALYLFLAFWMRIKDIIYTKRSSVFDL, encoded by the coding sequence ATGCAACTCTTTTATAAACCATTATTATATTTTCAAAAACATGGCTATCATGTTTGTCAGCGTATAGCAGACCGCTTAGGTATTCGAGCCAAAATTGTACGCACGTCTTTTATGTACTTAACCTTCGTGACTGTTGGTTTTGGTTTTGCATTATACTTGTTCTTAGCCTTCTGGATGCGTATAAAAGATATTATTTATACTAAACGCTCATCTGTATTTGACCTGTAA
- a CDS encoding TrkA family potassium uptake protein, translating to MINPIIRLFKSKIYTAFALLFIVLLIGVLGFRTISGYSWVDAVYMTVITITTVGFGEVQPLDDASKIFTIFLILSSIVIVGYALSIITEYILSKNNYEDLIQKRMQKKIDKLKDHTIICGYGRNGKQAAVKLMSYKKPFVIVEKNKAVIEKFQNESTPFVFGNANEDEVLFQAGIERASTLISALPNDADNLFVVLSARQINNKMLIISRASQETSYQKLKLAGANNVILPDRIGGDHMASLVVVPDLIEFIDNLSIGGAENVNIEEIDVNKLYNTSNTVRTIRDLDLRNKTGCTVIGFKGSDDEYIINPEAEIKLVPNSKIIVLGRIEQVKKLNSIYDLD from the coding sequence ATGATAAATCCTATAATACGTTTATTCAAATCTAAAATTTATACTGCTTTTGCACTACTTTTTATAGTGTTATTAATTGGTGTGCTTGGTTTTAGAACTATTTCTGGTTACAGTTGGGTTGATGCCGTTTATATGACGGTGATAACTATTACAACGGTAGGTTTTGGAGAAGTACAACCCTTGGATGATGCTTCTAAAATTTTTACCATCTTTTTAATTTTATCTAGTATCGTTATCGTAGGTTACGCATTATCTATTATTACCGAATATATTTTAAGTAAAAATAATTATGAAGATTTAATACAAAAGCGAATGCAAAAGAAAATAGATAAATTAAAAGATCACACCATTATTTGTGGCTATGGTCGTAATGGAAAGCAAGCAGCTGTTAAGCTCATGTCTTATAAAAAACCTTTTGTTATTGTAGAGAAAAATAAAGCGGTTATTGAAAAGTTTCAAAATGAATCCACACCGTTTGTATTTGGTAATGCTAATGAAGATGAGGTCTTATTTCAAGCAGGAATTGAGCGTGCTAGTACTTTAATTTCGGCTTTACCTAATGATGCTGATAATTTATTTGTAGTCCTTTCTGCTAGACAAATCAATAATAAGATGTTAATCATTAGTCGTGCCTCACAGGAAACGTCTTACCAAAAACTAAAATTAGCAGGGGCTAACAACGTCATCCTTCCAGATAGGATTGGAGGTGATCATATGGCGTCTTTAGTGGTTGTGCCAGATTTAATCGAGTTTATAGATAATCTTTCAATAGGCGGAGCAGAAAATGTGAATATCGAAGAAATCGATGTTAATAAATTATACAACACGAGCAATACAGTACGTACCATTAGAGATTTAGATTTAAGAAATAAAACAGGTTGTACAGTCATTGGATTTAAAGGGAGTGATGACGAATACATAATAAATCCTGAAGCAGAAATAAAATTAGTGCCTAATTCTAAAATTATCGTTTTGGGCAGAATCGAGCAAGTAAAAAAATTAAACTCGATTTACGATTTAGACTAA
- a CDS encoding sodium:alanine symporter family protein, with protein sequence MKKYLLSFLTLILPFISLAQDNTADKIDLVFKKYTGWFVEGIFAEIPFTDTIKIPWVLLVLIGGALFFTIYFKFINITGFRTAVRVVQGKYEDIEKHGVDTLYGDDAQVDVVTEEEEPEAAYGDQTPGGDVFETIRDEGADGEVSHFQALTAALSATVGLGNIAGVAVALSIGGPGATFWMIVAGLLGMASKFAECTLGVKYRDVGKDGTVYGGPMYYLTKGLKEKGATGLGKVLAVLFAIFVVGGSFGGGNMFQANQAAAQFTKLFDLTGGNAGMYFGIVMAILVAVVIIGGIKRIASVTEKVVPFMAGIYVLAALIILFANFTLIDDAFAAIFKGAFTPLSGLGGFIGVMIQGIRRGAFSNEAGVGSAAIAHSAVRTKYPASEGIVALLEPFIDTVVICTMTALVIVITNFDGGFMEYGVEVKEGVELTAIAFDTVIPHFSIVLTIAVILFAFSTMISWSYYGMQGWVFLFGKGKITDLVYKMLFLIFVVIGASISLGAVIDFSDAMIFAMVVPNIIGVVMLSPVIKKELKKYMNAINKKEEAIEDGATDLVDKM encoded by the coding sequence ATGAAGAAATATCTTCTTTCCTTTTTAACATTAATACTGCCATTTATTTCATTAGCACAAGACAATACAGCAGATAAAATCGATCTGGTTTTCAAAAAATATACAGGTTGGTTTGTAGAAGGTATTTTTGCCGAAATCCCTTTTACAGATACCATTAAAATTCCATGGGTACTGCTAGTTTTAATTGGTGGCGCCTTATTCTTTACCATTTATTTCAAATTTATAAACATCACGGGGTTTAGAACTGCGGTTAGAGTCGTTCAAGGTAAGTATGAAGACATTGAAAAGCATGGTGTGGATACACTTTATGGCGATGATGCCCAAGTTGATGTGGTTACAGAGGAAGAAGAGCCAGAAGCGGCGTATGGCGATCAGACACCAGGAGGAGATGTGTTTGAAACGATTAGAGATGAGGGTGCAGATGGAGAAGTGTCACACTTTCAGGCATTAACTGCAGCATTATCGGCTACTGTTGGTTTAGGTAATATTGCGGGTGTTGCAGTAGCATTGTCTATTGGAGGACCTGGAGCAACATTCTGGATGATAGTAGCGGGACTTTTAGGGATGGCTTCTAAGTTTGCTGAATGTACTTTAGGTGTTAAATATCGTGATGTTGGTAAAGATGGAACGGTATACGGTGGTCCAATGTACTACCTCACAAAAGGTTTAAAAGAAAAAGGGGCAACTGGTTTAGGAAAAGTGCTCGCAGTATTGTTTGCAATTTTCGTAGTCGGAGGTTCTTTTGGAGGTGGTAACATGTTTCAAGCGAATCAAGCAGCTGCACAGTTTACAAAATTATTTGATTTAACAGGTGGTAATGCAGGTATGTATTTTGGAATAGTAATGGCAATATTAGTTGCTGTTGTTATTATAGGAGGTATTAAGCGTATTGCATCTGTAACAGAAAAAGTAGTGCCTTTCATGGCAGGAATATATGTATTGGCAGCTTTAATTATCTTGTTTGCTAATTTCACATTAATTGATGATGCATTCGCAGCAATTTTTAAAGGTGCATTTACACCATTATCTGGATTAGGAGGTTTTATTGGGGTTATGATTCAGGGTATTCGTCGTGGTGCATTCTCTAATGAAGCAGGTGTTGGTTCAGCGGCAATTGCACACTCCGCTGTGCGAACAAAATATCCAGCTAGTGAGGGTATTGTTGCATTATTAGAACCTTTTATAGATACTGTTGTAATTTGTACAATGACCGCATTAGTAATTGTCATTACAAACTTTGATGGTGGATTCATGGAATACGGCGTTGAGGTAAAAGAAGGCGTTGAGTTAACAGCAATTGCTTTTGACACGGTTATCCCGCACTTCTCCATCGTTCTTACCATTGCAGTAATATTATTTGCATTTAGTACTATGATTTCTTGGTCTTACTACGGTATGCAAGGATGGGTGTTTTTATTTGGAAAAGGTAAAATTACAGATTTAGTATATAAAATGTTATTTTTAATCTTTGTAGTTATTGGTGCTTCAATTAGTTTAGGAGCGGTAATAGATTTCTCTGATGCCATGATTTTTGCGATGGTAGTGCCAAATATTATTGGTGTTGTCATGCTCTCTCCAGTGATTAAGAAAGAGCTTAAAAAATACATGAATGCAATTAATAAAAAAGAAGAAGCCATAGAAGATGGTGCTACAGATTTAGTAGATAAAATGTAG
- a CDS encoding helix-hairpin-helix domain-containing protein, translated as MKLKSHFKFSPKQRNGIFLLLVLIVTLQCIYVFVDFTSNELRIDSNELKQFQAEIDTLKTLEIEKRKPKRYPFNPNFITDYKGYTLGMSNAEIDRLLLFREQEQWINSAKQFQQVTHVSDSLLAVISPYFKFPEWITNPKPKQNYESKLFTKTPQSEADKLDLNKATAQQLQKVYGVGEKLSERILEYRTKNKGFIAIIELEEVYGLSPETIEEINKAFNVKTPRAIKKIKLNTATRDQLVTIQYIDYEIAHNIIEQRILREGFNSFEELTKVKDFPIKKIEIIKLYLALN; from the coding sequence ATGAAATTAAAATCCCATTTCAAGTTTAGTCCTAAACAACGAAATGGGATTTTTTTATTGTTAGTTCTCATCGTTACGTTGCAATGTATTTATGTTTTTGTTGATTTCACTTCGAATGAACTACGCATTGACTCAAATGAATTAAAGCAATTTCAAGCAGAAATAGATACTCTTAAAACTCTTGAAATTGAAAAGCGAAAACCAAAACGCTATCCTTTTAATCCCAATTTTATTACTGATTATAAAGGGTATACCTTAGGCATGTCTAATGCAGAAATAGATAGGTTACTTCTGTTTAGAGAACAAGAACAATGGATTAACTCTGCCAAGCAGTTTCAACAAGTCACTCATGTTTCAGATTCCCTTTTAGCTGTCATTTCTCCTTATTTTAAATTTCCAGAATGGATAACTAATCCTAAACCGAAGCAAAATTATGAGTCAAAGCTTTTTACTAAGACTCCTCAATCTGAAGCAGATAAATTAGATTTAAATAAAGCGACAGCTCAGCAACTCCAAAAAGTATACGGCGTAGGCGAAAAATTGTCAGAACGCATCTTAGAATACAGGACAAAAAATAAAGGATTTATCGCGATAATCGAGCTAGAGGAAGTGTATGGTTTATCGCCTGAAACTATTGAAGAAATTAATAAGGCCTTCAATGTAAAAACACCGCGAGCGATTAAAAAGATAAAACTAAATACAGCTACAAGAGACCAATTAGTTACGATTCAGTATATAGATTATGAAATAGCACACAATATTATAGAGCAGCGTATACTTCGCGAAGGCTTTAATTCCTTTGAGGAATTAACAAAAGTTAAAGACTTTCCTATTAAAAAAATAGAGATAATTAAGTTATATTTGGCGTTAAATTAG